The following proteins are co-located in the Xyrauchen texanus isolate HMW12.3.18 chromosome 41, RBS_HiC_50CHRs, whole genome shotgun sequence genome:
- the LOC127634503 gene encoding neutral cholesterol ester hydrolase 1-like — protein sequence MEVDGHSAVQFLFLFKEMQPYDMLCRTMAEELDAVVISVEYRLAHFPDQYNDALQASKRILTAEVLAQYSIDPERVAVSGDSAGGNLAAAVAQQMALDSSAPIKFKVQALVYPVLQALDFNTPSIQQNANIPILYRSHLVSYWLEYLGGDQRLAPSLLANNHTALNQGHKIAAAKAKINWTQLLPAALQKNYKPLFPLQGDPKLLEELPGLLDVRAAPLLAKKEVLRAVPPAYIMTFEHDVLRDDGLMYSRRLEEAGIAVTVDHYLDGFHGCLSFAFGPLQFSVGLRSFENYIRWLKENL from the exons TTTCTCTTTTTGTTTAAAGAGATGCAGCCATATGACATGCTGTGCAGGACTATGGCTGAAGAGTTGGATGCAGTCGTCATATCTGTTGA GTACAGGCTGGCACATTTCCCAGATCAGTATAATGATGCTCTTCAGGCCTCAAAACGTATCCTGACAGCAGAGGTGCTGGCTCAGTACTCGATAGACCCAGAAAGAGTAGCAGTGTCGGGTGACAGCGCCGGGGGGAATCTTGCCGCTGCTGTTGCTCAACAG ATGGCCTTGGACAGCAGTGCTCCTATTAAGTTCAAAGTTCAGGCTCTTGTCTATCCTGTGCTCCAGGCCTTGGACTTCAACACACCGTCCATCCAGCAGAATGCCAACATTCCCATCCTATACCGTTCGCACTTGGTCAGCTATTGGCTGGAGTACCTAGGTGGGGATCAGAGACTGGCTCCTTCATTGCTGGCTAACAACCACACAGCTTTGAATCAGGGCCACAAGATAGCCGCAGCCAAAGCTAAGATCAACTGGACCCAACTTCTTCCGGCCGCTTTACAGAAGAACTATAAGCCCCTGTTTCCACTTCAGGGTGACCCAAAGCTGTTAGAGGAGCTGCCAGGATTGCTGGATGTGCGAGCGGCCCCTTTACTAGCTAAAAAGGAAGTACTGAGGGCAGTACCGCCTGCCTACATCATGACCTTTGAGCATGATGTGCTGAGAGATGATGGACTCATGTACAGCAGACGACTGGAGGAGGCCGGAATTGCAGTCACTGTTGATCACTATCTAGATGGTTTCCATGGATGCTTGAGCTTTGCTTTTGGGCCCTTGCAATTCTCAGTTGGATTGCGAAGTTTTGAGAACTATATTCGCTGGCTAAAAGAGAACCTCTAG